One stretch of Hymenobacter chitinivorans DSM 11115 DNA includes these proteins:
- a CDS encoding succinate dehydrogenase/fumarate reductase iron-sulfur subunit — protein MNLTLKVWRQKNRNAQGQIVDYQVKDISPEMSFLEMLDVLNEDLLRRGDDPVAFDHDCREGICGSCNLFINGRAHGPEAGTTTCQLHMRKFSDGDTITIEPWRANAFPVNKDLSVDRSAFDRIIQAGGYVSVNTGGVPDGNEIPVPKDIADRAFEAATCIGCGACVAACKNASAMLFVSAKVSQLALLPQGQVERKTRVENMVAQMDKEGFGACSNIGSCAAECPVGISLENIAILNREFLAAKATSNNLS, from the coding sequence ATGAACCTCACGCTGAAGGTGTGGCGGCAGAAAAACCGCAATGCCCAAGGCCAAATTGTAGATTACCAGGTAAAGGACATTTCCCCTGAGATGTCGTTTCTGGAAATGCTGGATGTACTCAACGAAGACCTGCTGCGCCGCGGCGATGACCCAGTAGCCTTCGACCACGACTGCCGCGAGGGTATCTGCGGCTCGTGCAACTTGTTCATCAACGGTCGGGCCCATGGTCCGGAGGCCGGCACTACCACCTGCCAGCTGCACATGCGCAAGTTCTCCGATGGCGACACGATTACCATTGAGCCTTGGCGCGCTAACGCTTTTCCCGTTAACAAGGATCTGAGCGTAGACCGCTCGGCTTTCGACCGGATTATCCAGGCCGGTGGCTACGTGAGCGTCAATACCGGCGGGGTGCCCGACGGCAACGAAATTCCGGTGCCCAAGGACATTGCCGACCGCGCCTTCGAAGCGGCCACCTGCATTGGCTGCGGCGCCTGCGTTGCGGCCTGCAAAAATGCCTCGGCCATGCTGTTCGTTTCGGCCAAGGTGTCGCAGCTGGCCTTGCTGCCCCAAGGCCAGGTAGAGCGCAAAACCCGCGTGGAAAACATGGTGGCCCAGATGGACAAAGAAGGCTTCGGTGCCTGCTCTAACATTGGCTCCTGTGCCGCCGAGTGCCCCGTGGGCATTTCGCTGGAAAACATTGCCATCCTGAACCGCGAGTTTCTGGCGGCCAAGGCTACGTCCAACAACCTCTCGTAA
- a CDS encoding fumarate reductase/succinate dehydrogenase flavoprotein subunit yields the protein MILDSKIPEGPLAEKWEKHKFNVKLVNPANKRKYDIIVVGTGLAGASAAASLAELGYNVKAFTFHDSPRRAHSIAAQGGINAAKNYQNDGDSIFRLFYDTVKGGDYRAREANVYRLAQVSVNIIDQCVAQGVPFAREYGGLLANRSFGGAQVSRTFYARGQTGQQLLLGAYSALSRQIAYGKVKLYTRSEMLDLVVVDGKARGIITRNLISGEIQQHSAHAVVLATGGYGNVFYLSTNAKYSNATAAWRAHKKGAYFANPCFTQIHPTCIPVSGDYQSKLTLMSESLRNDGRVWVPKEQATAERLRKGEIRVSDIREEDRDYFLERKYPAFGNLVPRDVASRNAKMMCDEGRGVGSSGLAVYLDFADAIKRNGADWVSQKYGNLFDMYAKITGENPYEEPMRIYPAVHYTMGGLWVDYNLQTTVPGLYATGECNFSDHGANRLGASALMQGLADGYFVIPYTIGDYLAQTAPTPVTTEHPAFAEAEAEVRSRIQQFLSINGTRTPDDFHKHLGHIMWEYCGMARNAEGLRHAKQEIQKLRKEFWSDLKLVGTNEELNQSLEKAGRVADFLELGELMVDDALDRNESCGGHFREEYQTPEGEALRNDDQYAYVAAWQYTGDNQPEILNKEELQFENVKLTQRSYK from the coding sequence ATGATACTGGATTCCAAAATTCCCGAGGGGCCCTTGGCCGAGAAGTGGGAGAAGCACAAGTTCAATGTGAAGCTCGTAAACCCCGCCAACAAGCGGAAGTACGACATCATTGTGGTAGGCACCGGCTTGGCTGGGGCTTCGGCTGCGGCCTCCCTGGCCGAGCTGGGCTACAATGTGAAGGCCTTCACCTTCCACGATTCGCCCCGTCGCGCCCACTCCATTGCGGCGCAGGGGGGTATCAACGCCGCTAAAAACTACCAGAACGACGGCGACTCAATCTTCCGTCTGTTCTACGACACGGTGAAAGGCGGTGACTACCGGGCCCGCGAAGCCAACGTGTACCGCCTGGCCCAGGTATCGGTCAACATTATCGACCAGTGCGTGGCCCAGGGTGTGCCTTTCGCCCGTGAATACGGTGGCCTGCTGGCGAACCGCTCCTTCGGGGGGGCCCAGGTAAGCCGTACGTTCTACGCCCGCGGCCAAACCGGACAGCAGCTCCTATTGGGTGCCTACTCGGCCCTGAGCCGGCAGATTGCCTACGGTAAGGTAAAGCTCTACACCCGCTCCGAAATGCTGGATCTGGTGGTCGTCGACGGTAAAGCCCGCGGCATCATCACCCGCAATTTGATTTCGGGCGAGATTCAGCAGCACTCGGCCCACGCCGTGGTGCTGGCTACCGGCGGCTACGGCAACGTGTTCTATCTGAGCACCAACGCCAAGTACTCCAACGCCACGGCCGCGTGGCGCGCCCACAAGAAGGGCGCCTATTTCGCCAACCCCTGCTTCACCCAGATTCACCCCACCTGTATCCCCGTATCGGGCGACTACCAGTCGAAGCTGACGCTGATGTCGGAGTCGCTGCGCAACGACGGCCGCGTGTGGGTGCCCAAGGAGCAAGCCACTGCGGAGCGCCTGCGCAAGGGCGAAATTCGGGTGAGCGACATTCGCGAAGAAGACCGGGACTACTTCCTGGAGCGGAAATACCCCGCTTTTGGTAACCTCGTACCCCGCGACGTAGCCTCGCGTAACGCCAAGATGATGTGCGACGAAGGACGCGGCGTAGGTAGCAGCGGCCTGGCCGTCTACCTCGACTTTGCCGACGCCATCAAGCGCAATGGAGCCGACTGGGTAAGCCAGAAGTACGGCAACCTCTTCGATATGTACGCCAAGATTACCGGCGAAAACCCCTACGAGGAGCCCATGCGCATTTACCCCGCCGTGCACTACACGATGGGTGGCCTCTGGGTAGATTATAACCTGCAAACCACGGTGCCCGGCCTCTACGCCACCGGCGAATGCAACTTCTCCGACCACGGCGCTAACCGCCTCGGCGCTTCGGCCCTGATGCAGGGCCTGGCCGACGGCTACTTCGTGATTCCCTACACTATCGGGGATTACCTGGCTCAAACGGCACCCACGCCAGTTACGACCGAGCACCCGGCGTTTGCCGAAGCCGAGGCCGAAGTGCGGAGCCGGATTCAGCAGTTCCTGAGCATCAACGGCACCCGCACCCCGGATGACTTCCACAAGCACTTGGGCCACATCATGTGGGAATACTGCGGCATGGCCCGCAACGCCGAAGGCTTGCGCCACGCCAAGCAGGAAATCCAGAAGCTGCGCAAGGAGTTCTGGAGCGACCTGAAACTGGTGGGGACTAACGAGGAACTCAACCAGTCCCTGGAAAAAGCTGGCCGCGTTGCCGACTTTCTTGAACTAGGCGAACTGATGGTGGACGACGCCCTGGACCGCAACGAAAGCTGCGGTGGCCACTTCCGCGAGGAGTACCAGACGCCGGAAGGGGAAGCCCTGCGTAACGACGACCAGTACGCCTACGTGGCCGCCTGGCAGTACACGGGCGACAATCAGCCGGAAATCCTGAACAAGGAAGAGTTGCAGTTCGAAAACGTGAAGCTGACCCAGCGCAGCTATAAGTAA
- a CDS encoding succinate dehydrogenase cytochrome b subunit, translated as MSWISKTFSSSIGRKIIMAITGLFLCSFLVVHLVGNLQLFKDDGGQAFNVYSHFMGTNPLIRTVEWVLVLGFGFHIYESIVLTQRNKTARGSNYTSNHAEQNSPWQSRNMGLLGTIILIFLLVHLYNFFYRARFGELDPDINNNADLYTLVASSFKQLWYVILYVVAQVALGYHLIHGFRSAFQTLGLNHRKYTPAIKFVGYAFSVLVSAGFAAMPLYFYFFK; from the coding sequence ATGAGTTGGATCAGTAAAACGTTTTCCAGTAGCATTGGCCGCAAGATTATCATGGCCATCACCGGCCTGTTTCTGTGCTCTTTTTTGGTTGTTCACCTCGTGGGCAACTTGCAGTTGTTCAAGGACGATGGTGGGCAAGCTTTCAATGTCTACTCCCACTTTATGGGCACCAATCCGCTGATTCGCACGGTCGAATGGGTCTTGGTCCTGGGCTTCGGCTTCCACATCTACGAGTCGATTGTGCTGACCCAGCGCAACAAGACGGCCCGCGGCAGCAACTACACCAGCAACCACGCCGAGCAGAACAGCCCCTGGCAGTCGCGCAACATGGGCCTACTGGGCACCATCATCCTGATTTTCCTGTTGGTTCACCTGTACAACTTCTTCTACCGCGCCCGTTTCGGGGAGCTGGATCCGGACATCAACAACAACGCTGACCTCTACACGCTGGTTGCCAGCTCGTTTAAGCAGCTCTGGTACGTGATTCTCTACGTTGTGGCCCAGGTTGCCTTGGGTTACCACCTCATTCACGGCTTCCGCAGTGCCTTCCAGACCCTGGGTCTGAACCACCGCAAATATACCCCCGCCATTAAGTTCGTGGGCTACGCCTTTTCGGTGCTGGTTTCGGCCGGTTTCGCAGCCATGCCCTTGTACTTCTACTTTTTTAAATAA
- a CDS encoding T9SS type B sorting domain-containing protein: MSLSLPRSAGKWVMVLIVNVLCLLGLHHTAEASHLRAGDIQAKSDTTYPFGDKRNNPRRIFFKMVTYTDATSSVDEEQITIFYGDGTGSGLRGIPRFSKTRITPDTYRNVYYFEHTYNADRSYVVSYIGENRNKGVQNMSESDNQSIYIATRITIDPGIGINRSPVLNAPAIDKASFEQVFLHAPAATDADRDSLSYELLVSQQAGLIENAIRNNNTPTPRPTTNFVYPNLVSPPGKRVPYLGDPGGEGATFTIDPKSGLIVWNSPSRLGDFNVALIVREWRRTEFGVREIGYVIRDMQIQVLPTDNKRPTVNIPADICVVAGVEVRKKITATDPDNNPVIIEGYSDLFGRKVAPATFVQRGRGPVPVAEGILRWTPECTDVAAQPYQIVFKATDQPESPKVALIDEKILRIRVVGPRPGNVRARQNQNNVLLTWDRYACQNASRLLIFRKEGCTTAATDTCQTGIPAESGYEQIAVLTDVSLQSYLDNGSISKLQRGRTYSYRIYAEFPLPAGGASLASLEACVTMEGRAAVLTNATIDVTDRAKGQVTVRWTQPKIIGDFPTPTGYRLYRGPGRSATQAQSKLVHTTANLVDTVFVDQNRNTADSLFTYRLEHYYQDPSNPSTPIVERSGPASTVRLFGESNATGTQVLLNWTYKVPWNNRLPGRNAVVYRRTGPTGAFAQLDLVPARDTSYVDDGKKLPLVPGQVYYYYVRTNGSYSSPSIKDTLLNLSQQVPVLVTPIPCPPVVTVQSDCEELKNRVLNRPGYFPNETDRFSHTLKWTVDSKGTPDCSTDIVYFRIFYRRSGEQNFVLIDSTSGPVNTYLHQNLTERGGCYKVQSVGRLGGRRSALSAEACAENCVVFELPNIFTPNGDGINDTFRPRVASPLRKVHFQAFNRWGVKVFDGDADPNINWTGNATSGERGKGVQVPDGVYYYLAEVEFADDNSTKITYKGWVEITH; encoded by the coding sequence ATGAGCCTTTCTTTACCACGGAGTGCTGGTAAGTGGGTCATGGTGCTGATAGTCAATGTGCTATGCCTGCTAGGGCTGCATCATACGGCAGAGGCATCCCACTTGCGGGCTGGTGATATTCAAGCCAAAAGCGACACTACCTATCCTTTTGGGGACAAGCGCAACAACCCGCGCCGCATCTTCTTCAAAATGGTGACCTATACGGATGCCACCTCCTCGGTCGACGAGGAGCAAATCACCATTTTCTATGGGGACGGGACTGGCAGCGGCCTGCGTGGCATTCCGCGCTTCAGCAAAACCCGGATTACGCCCGATACTTACCGCAACGTCTACTACTTCGAGCATACCTACAATGCCGACCGTAGCTACGTGGTAAGTTACATCGGGGAAAACCGGAACAAGGGGGTGCAGAACATGAGTGAATCGGACAACCAGTCCATTTACATTGCCACCCGCATCACCATCGACCCCGGCATCGGCATCAACCGCTCGCCGGTGCTCAATGCTCCCGCTATTGACAAGGCCAGCTTCGAGCAGGTATTTCTGCACGCGCCAGCCGCCACCGATGCCGATAGAGACTCGCTCTCATATGAGCTGTTGGTAAGTCAGCAGGCCGGGCTAATTGAAAATGCCATTCGCAACAACAACACGCCGACTCCGCGGCCTACCACCAACTTTGTATATCCCAACCTGGTGTCGCCGCCCGGCAAACGGGTACCTTACCTGGGCGACCCCGGCGGAGAAGGAGCCACGTTCACCATTGACCCGAAGTCGGGCCTGATCGTCTGGAATTCGCCCAGCCGCCTGGGGGACTTCAACGTGGCACTTATTGTTCGGGAGTGGCGGCGGACGGAATTTGGCGTCCGGGAGATTGGCTACGTTATCCGGGATATGCAAATTCAGGTGCTGCCCACTGATAACAAGCGGCCGACGGTGAATATCCCGGCGGATATCTGCGTTGTGGCCGGGGTAGAGGTGCGCAAGAAAATTACGGCCACTGACCCTGACAACAACCCGGTAATTATTGAAGGCTACAGTGACCTTTTTGGTCGCAAAGTAGCCCCGGCTACTTTTGTGCAAAGAGGGCGGGGGCCGGTCCCGGTGGCCGAAGGTATTCTGCGTTGGACGCCAGAGTGCACCGACGTCGCTGCCCAGCCTTACCAGATTGTATTCAAGGCCACCGACCAGCCCGAGTCGCCTAAGGTGGCCCTCATCGACGAAAAGATACTGCGGATCAGAGTAGTGGGCCCCCGGCCGGGCAACGTGCGGGCCCGACAGAACCAGAATAACGTGCTGCTCACCTGGGACCGTTACGCGTGTCAGAACGCGAGTCGGCTGCTGATTTTCCGTAAAGAAGGTTGTACCACTGCCGCAACCGACACCTGCCAGACGGGTATTCCGGCCGAGTCGGGCTACGAGCAGATTGCCGTGCTCACCGACGTGTCGCTGCAGTCTTACCTCGACAATGGGAGCATTTCCAAGCTGCAGCGTGGCCGCACCTATAGCTACCGTATTTACGCCGAATTTCCGCTGCCTGCCGGCGGTGCCAGTCTGGCCTCGCTGGAAGCCTGCGTAACGATGGAAGGTCGGGCGGCCGTACTGACCAACGCCACTATCGACGTGACGGACCGCGCCAAGGGGCAGGTTACGGTACGCTGGACCCAGCCCAAAATAATTGGCGACTTCCCAACGCCCACCGGCTACCGGCTCTACCGGGGCCCGGGCCGCAGCGCCACCCAGGCGCAGTCCAAACTGGTGCACACTACCGCTAATCTGGTCGATACCGTCTTTGTGGATCAGAACCGCAACACTGCGGATAGTCTGTTTACCTACCGGCTGGAGCATTATTACCAGGACCCCTCCAACCCTTCCACTCCGATAGTGGAACGGTCGGGCCCGGCTAGTACAGTGCGCCTGTTCGGCGAGTCGAACGCTACCGGTACCCAGGTGCTGCTGAACTGGACCTATAAAGTGCCCTGGAATAACCGGCTGCCCGGCCGCAACGCCGTTGTCTATCGGCGCACTGGGCCCACGGGCGCCTTTGCCCAGCTGGATCTGGTGCCGGCCCGGGATACGTCGTACGTAGACGATGGTAAGAAGCTGCCCCTGGTGCCCGGACAAGTATATTACTACTATGTGCGAACCAACGGCAGCTACAGCTCGCCATCCATCAAGGACACGCTGCTGAACCTGAGCCAGCAAGTACCGGTGCTGGTAACGCCCATTCCCTGCCCGCCCGTGGTGACGGTGCAAAGTGACTGCGAGGAACTCAAGAACCGGGTGCTGAACCGCCCTGGCTACTTCCCCAACGAAACCGACCGGTTTAGCCACACCCTCAAATGGACGGTTGACAGCAAAGGCACGCCGGACTGCAGCACCGATATTGTCTATTTCCGCATCTTCTACCGGCGTTCTGGCGAGCAAAATTTTGTGCTGATTGACTCTACCAGCGGCCCCGTCAATACCTACCTACACCAGAACCTGACCGAGCGTGGGGGCTGCTATAAAGTGCAGTCGGTGGGACGGCTAGGTGGGCGCCGTAGCGCGCTGAGTGCCGAAGCCTGCGCCGAAAACTGCGTCGTATTCGAGTTGCCCAACATCTTCACGCCCAACGGCGACGGAATCAACGACACGTTCCGGCCCCGGGTGGCTTCGCCGCTGCGCAAAGTGCACTTCCAGGCCTTCAACCGCTGGGGCGTGAAAGTATTCGACGGCGACGCGGACCCCAACATCAACTGGACCGGTAATGCTACTTCCGGCGAGCGGGGCAAGGGTGTACAGGTGCCCGACGGGGTATACTACTACTTGGCCGAAGTGGAGTTTGCCGACGACAACTCGACCAAAATTACTTACAAAGGCTGGGTGGAAATAACGCACTAG
- the fabD gene encoding ACP S-malonyltransferase: protein MKAVVFPGQGSQFTGMGRDLYEQQPAARRLMDQANEILGFRLTDVMFTGSEEDLRRTDVTQPAIFLHSVALAATLPDLRPDMVAGHSLGEFSALVAAQVLKFEDALQLVARRAQAMQAACQEQPGTMAAILGLDDDTTVRICQEITQAGNVVVAANFNCPGQLVISGSQRGIELACEQLKAAGAKRALPLPVGGAFHSPLMQSAEAALAQAIERTQFAAGLCAVYQNVDAAPHRDPDEIRQNLVRQLTAPVRWTQSVQRMVQDGATEFVECGPGKVLLGLVKKIAPEAAGSSAAG, encoded by the coding sequence ATGAAAGCAGTTGTTTTCCCCGGCCAGGGCAGCCAGTTTACTGGCATGGGCCGCGACCTGTACGAGCAGCAGCCCGCCGCCCGCCGGCTCATGGACCAAGCCAACGAAATCCTGGGCTTCCGCCTCACCGACGTCATGTTTACCGGTTCCGAGGAGGACCTGCGCCGCACGGATGTAACCCAGCCCGCCATCTTCCTGCACTCCGTGGCTTTGGCCGCCACGCTGCCCGACCTGCGCCCCGATATGGTAGCGGGCCACTCCCTGGGGGAGTTTTCGGCGCTGGTAGCGGCCCAGGTGCTCAAGTTTGAGGATGCCCTGCAACTGGTAGCCCGGCGCGCCCAGGCCATGCAGGCCGCCTGTCAGGAGCAGCCCGGTACCATGGCCGCCATCCTCGGCCTCGACGACGACACCACGGTGCGTATCTGCCAGGAAATAACCCAGGCCGGCAACGTGGTAGTAGCCGCCAACTTCAACTGCCCGGGCCAATTGGTCATTTCCGGTTCTCAGCGCGGTATCGAGCTGGCCTGTGAGCAGCTTAAGGCCGCCGGGGCCAAGCGGGCCCTGCCGCTGCCCGTGGGCGGTGCCTTCCACTCGCCCCTGATGCAGTCGGCTGAGGCTGCCCTGGCCCAGGCCATTGAGCGGACCCAGTTTGCGGCCGGCCTGTGTGCCGTGTACCAGAACGTGGACGCGGCCCCGCACCGCGACCCGGACGAAATTCGCCAGAACCTGGTGCGCCAGCTCACGGCCCCGGTGCGCTGGACCCAGAGCGTGCAGCGCATGGTGCAGGACGGCGCCACCGAATTTGTGGAGTGTGGCCCGGGCAAAGTGCTGTTGGGTTTGGTCAAGAAGATAGCGCCGGAAGCGGCGGGCAGCTCGGCTGCGGGGTAA
- a CDS encoding cold-shock protein, which produces MPETGVVKWYNDSKGFGFITSDNKGEDVFLHHSNIRTPGFRGIHEGQRVSFDVVSGPKGLTAENVDSQT; this is translated from the coding sequence ATGCCCGAAACCGGTGTAGTAAAATGGTATAACGATTCTAAAGGATTCGGTTTCATTACCAGTGATAATAAAGGAGAAGATGTATTTCTGCATCATAGCAACATCCGCACTCCCGGCTTCAGGGGCATTCACGAGGGTCAGCGGGTCAGCTTCGACGTGGTATCGGGCCCGAAGGGACTGACGGCAGAAAACGTAGACAGCCAGACCTAA
- the folK gene encoding 2-amino-4-hydroxy-6-hydroxymethyldihydropteridine diphosphokinase → MPTAYLLLGSNLGDRTATLQAAVQRLAATAGTVAAVSGLYETAAWGLTDQPAFLNQAVQLDTPLSPLDLLAACLAAEQLAGRERRIRWDARTLDVDILLYDDLVLDLPELQVPHPRLPERRFALVPLAEIAAQVLHPGLNKKVAELLAQCADELPVKRAAD, encoded by the coding sequence ATGCCTACCGCCTACCTTTTGCTCGGCTCCAACCTCGGCGACCGGACCGCCACCTTGCAGGCGGCCGTGCAGCGGTTGGCAGCAACGGCCGGTACCGTGGCAGCCGTATCGGGGCTGTACGAAACGGCCGCCTGGGGCCTTACCGACCAGCCAGCCTTCCTCAACCAGGCCGTGCAGCTCGATACGCCGCTCTCCCCGCTCGATTTGCTGGCCGCCTGCCTGGCCGCGGAGCAGCTGGCCGGCCGCGAAAGGCGTATCCGCTGGGACGCCCGCACCCTGGACGTGGACATTCTGCTCTATGACGACCTGGTTCTGGATTTGCCCGAGCTGCAGGTGCCCCACCCCCGCCTGCCGGAACGCCGCTTCGCGCTGGTGCCGCTGGCCGAAATTGCAGCGCAGGTACTGCATCCCGGGCTGAATAAAAAGGTGGCGGAGCTGTTGGCGCAGTGTGCGGATGAGCTGCCCGTCAAGAGGGCAGCCGACTAG
- a CDS encoding alpha/beta hydrolase family protein encodes MPTSAPIHIEFLLTSPHHTRPFAADARFRPDGRPKPVVVFVHGFKGFKDWGHFNVLADYFAAHGFVFVKLNLSHNGVVPGGSGDLEDMEAFGRNNFSLELNDLGTLLDYLTNPGSSVLPAAEVDLGRIYLIGHSRGGGIVLLKAAEDARVTAVATWAAISSVNPRWPEPVMQQWQQSGVQYIENARTKQQMPLYYQLVEDYYANQPRLDIAANVRDKLRQPLLILHGDQDETLPVQMAHELKSYQPAAELGVVPGAGHMFGGKHPWEEDQLPELAQLIADKTIAFFRGLPAIT; translated from the coding sequence ATGCCGACCTCCGCTCCTATTCACATCGAGTTTCTGCTCACCTCGCCCCACCATACCCGGCCCTTTGCCGCCGATGCCCGCTTCCGGCCGGATGGGCGACCCAAGCCGGTGGTGGTGTTCGTGCACGGGTTCAAAGGCTTCAAGGACTGGGGCCACTTCAACGTGCTGGCCGACTACTTTGCCGCCCACGGCTTCGTGTTTGTAAAGCTGAATTTGTCGCACAACGGCGTGGTGCCCGGCGGCAGCGGCGACCTGGAGGATATGGAAGCTTTCGGCCGCAACAACTTCAGCCTGGAGCTCAACGACCTGGGCACCCTGCTCGACTACTTAACCAACCCCGGCTCTTCGGTGCTGCCCGCGGCCGAAGTCGACCTAGGCCGGATCTACCTGATAGGTCACAGCCGCGGCGGGGGTATCGTGCTGCTCAAGGCCGCCGAAGATGCGCGGGTGACGGCCGTGGCCACCTGGGCGGCCATTAGCAGCGTGAATCCGCGCTGGCCCGAGCCAGTGATGCAGCAGTGGCAGCAAAGTGGCGTGCAGTACATCGAAAATGCCCGCACCAAGCAGCAAATGCCGCTCTACTACCAGCTCGTGGAAGACTACTACGCCAACCAGCCCCGCCTCGACATTGCGGCCAACGTGCGCGACAAGCTCCGCCAGCCCCTGCTCATTCTGCACGGCGACCAGGACGAAACCTTGCCGGTGCAGATGGCCCACGAGCTAAAAAGCTACCAGCCCGCCGCCGAGCTGGGCGTGGTACCCGGCGCGGGCCACATGTTCGGCGGCAAGCACCCTTGGGAGGAAGACCAGCTGCCGGAGCTAGCCCAGCTTATTGCCGACAAAACTATTGCGTTTTTCCGGGGCTTACCGGCCATTACGTAG
- a CDS encoding polyprenyl synthetase family protein — protein MKSTLDVIQAPIAAEMEEFERKFRASMQTNVLLLDKIMGYIVKRKGKQIRPMFVFFTAKISGGDPMPEATFRGAALIELLHTATLVHDDVVDESNYRRGFFSINALWKNKIAVLVGDYLLSRGMALALEHDDFDLLKIVNNAVRELSEGELLQIEKARRLDITEDVYFDIIRQKTASLIASCCAVGAASAGSDKATVERARLFGEKVGMAFQIKDDLFDFGTDEIGKPVGIDIKEKKMTLPLIYALQQADWLTKRRVIFNVKNNEGRRDRVQAVIDFVKKSGGLDYAITVMKRYRDEALSILHSFPESPSRTSLEQLINFTIEREK, from the coding sequence ATGAAAAGTACCCTGGATGTCATACAGGCCCCCATTGCGGCCGAAATGGAGGAATTTGAACGCAAATTCCGCGCTTCCATGCAAACCAATGTGCTGCTGCTCGACAAAATCATGGGCTACATTGTCAAGCGCAAGGGCAAGCAGATCCGGCCGATGTTCGTGTTTTTCACGGCCAAAATCAGCGGCGGCGACCCCATGCCCGAAGCCACGTTTCGCGGCGCAGCCCTGATTGAGCTCCTGCACACGGCCACGCTCGTACACGACGACGTGGTGGACGAGAGCAACTACCGCCGGGGCTTTTTTTCCATCAATGCCCTCTGGAAAAACAAGATTGCCGTACTCGTGGGCGACTATCTGTTGTCGCGCGGCATGGCCCTGGCCCTGGAGCACGACGATTTTGACCTGCTCAAAATCGTGAACAACGCCGTGCGGGAGCTGAGTGAAGGCGAGCTGCTGCAAATCGAAAAAGCCCGCCGCCTCGATATCACCGAGGACGTGTACTTCGACATCATCCGGCAGAAAACGGCCTCCCTGATTGCGTCCTGCTGCGCCGTGGGCGCTGCCTCGGCCGGTTCCGACAAAGCTACTGTGGAGCGGGCCCGGCTCTTCGGCGAGAAAGTGGGCATGGCCTTTCAGATCAAAGACGACCTGTTCGACTTCGGTACCGACGAAATCGGCAAGCCCGTGGGCATCGACATCAAGGAGAAAAAGATGACTCTGCCGCTGATTTACGCCCTGCAGCAGGCCGACTGGCTCACCAAGCGCCGCGTCATCTTCAACGTGAAAAACAACGAGGGCCGCCGCGACCGGGTCCAGGCCGTCATCGACTTCGTCAAAAAATCCGGGGGCCTCGACTACGCCATTACTGTCATGAAGCGCTACCGCGACGAGGCCCTGAGCATTCTGCACAGTTTCCCCGAATCCCCGTCCCGCACCTCCTTGGAGCAGCTCATCAACTTCACCATCGAGCGGGAGAAGTAA